The following are from one region of the Anguilla rostrata isolate EN2019 chromosome 7, ASM1855537v3, whole genome shotgun sequence genome:
- the LOC135260142 gene encoding POU domain, class 4, transcription factor 2-like isoform X2: MMMMSLSSKQAFAMPHTSLPEPKYSSLHSSTETMRRACLPTPPVLMCAFYLQLQSNIFGGLDESLLARAEALAAVDIVSQTKSHHHPPHHSPFKPDATYHTMNTIPCTSSSSSSVPISHPSALAGHHHHHHHHHHQPHQALEGDLLDHITPGLALGAMAGPDGSVVSSPAHPAHMAGMNHMHQAALSMAHAHGLSSHMGCMSDVDADPRDLEAFAERFKQRRIKLGVTQADVGSALANLKIPGVGSLSQSTICRFESLTLSHNNMIALKPILQAWLEEAEKSHREKLNKPELFNGAEKKRKRTSIAAPEKRSLEAYFAIQPRPSSEKIAAIAEKLDLKKNVVRVWFCNQRQKQKRMKYSACV; encoded by the exons atgatgatgatgtctCTCAGCAGCAAGCAGGCGTTCGCGATGCCCCACACCAGCTTGCCCGAACCCAAGTATTCCAGTTTGCATTCTTCAAC ggaGACGATGCGCCGAGCCTGTCTCCCAACCCCACCGGTAC TAATGTGTGCATTCTATTTGCAATTGCAGAGCAATATATTCGGAGGTTTGGATGAGAGTTTGCTGGCGCGCGCTGAAGCTCTGGCAGCGGTGGATATAGTCTCTCAGACCAAAAGCCACCATCATCCGCCTCATCACAGTCCTTTCAAGCCGGACGCGACCTATCACACCATGAACACGATCCCTTgtacctcttcctcttcctcctccgtgCCAATTTCGCACCCCTCAGCGCTGGCGggccaccaccaccatcatcatcaccaccatcaccagCCTCATCAGGCTTTGGAGGGGGACCTGCTGGATCACATCACCCCGGGTCTGGCGCTCGGGGCTATGGCAGGGCCGGACGGATCTGTGGTCTCCTCGCCGGCTCACCCTGCCCACATGGCGGGCATGAACCACATGCACCAGGCGGCCCTCAGCATGGCACACGCCCACGGGCTGTCCTCACACATGGGCTGCATGAGCGACGTGGACGCCGATCCCCGGGACTTGGAAGCGTTCGCTGAGAGGTTTAAGCAGAGACGGATCAAACTCGGGGTAACCCAGGCGGATGTAGGATCAGCGTTGGCCAACCTAAAGATTCCAGGGGTTGGCTCGCTCAGCCAAAGTACCATCTGTCGGTTCGAGTCCCTCACACTGTCTCACAACAATATGATCGCTTTGAAGCCCATCCTGCAGGCATGGCTGGAAGAGGCTGAGAAATCGCACCGGGAGAAACTGAACAAACCGGAGCTCTTCAACGGAGCCGAGAAGAAGAGGAAGCGCACTTCTATAGCAGCGCCGGAAAAGCGGTCTTTAGAGGCGTACTTCGCCATTCAACCCCGTCCCTCCTCCGAGAAAATAGCAGCTATTGCGGAAAAACTGGACCTGAAAAAGAACGTGGTGCGGGTCTGGTTCTGCAATCAGCGACAGAAACAAAAACGAATGAAATACTCTGCATGCGTCTAA
- the LOC135260142 gene encoding POU domain, class 4, transcription factor 2-like isoform X1 — MMMMSLSSKQAFAMPHTSLPEPKYSSLHSSTSSTLTSSAPSSSCSSSRLSSTISSSSTETMRRACLPTPPSNIFGGLDESLLARAEALAAVDIVSQTKSHHHPPHHSPFKPDATYHTMNTIPCTSSSSSSVPISHPSALAGHHHHHHHHHHQPHQALEGDLLDHITPGLALGAMAGPDGSVVSSPAHPAHMAGMNHMHQAALSMAHAHGLSSHMGCMSDVDADPRDLEAFAERFKQRRIKLGVTQADVGSALANLKIPGVGSLSQSTICRFESLTLSHNNMIALKPILQAWLEEAEKSHREKLNKPELFNGAEKKRKRTSIAAPEKRSLEAYFAIQPRPSSEKIAAIAEKLDLKKNVVRVWFCNQRQKQKRMKYSACV, encoded by the exons atgatgatgatgtctCTCAGCAGCAAGCAGGCGTTCGCGATGCCCCACACCAGCTTGCCCGAACCCAAGTATTCCAGTTTGCATTCTTCAACATCTTCGACTTTGACTTCCAGTGCGCCTTCGTCTTCCTGCTCTTCTTCCAGACTTAGTAGTActatcagcagcagcagcacggaGACGATGCGCCGAGCCTGTCTCCCAACCCCACCG AGCAATATATTCGGAGGTTTGGATGAGAGTTTGCTGGCGCGCGCTGAAGCTCTGGCAGCGGTGGATATAGTCTCTCAGACCAAAAGCCACCATCATCCGCCTCATCACAGTCCTTTCAAGCCGGACGCGACCTATCACACCATGAACACGATCCCTTgtacctcttcctcttcctcctccgtgCCAATTTCGCACCCCTCAGCGCTGGCGggccaccaccaccatcatcatcaccaccatcaccagCCTCATCAGGCTTTGGAGGGGGACCTGCTGGATCACATCACCCCGGGTCTGGCGCTCGGGGCTATGGCAGGGCCGGACGGATCTGTGGTCTCCTCGCCGGCTCACCCTGCCCACATGGCGGGCATGAACCACATGCACCAGGCGGCCCTCAGCATGGCACACGCCCACGGGCTGTCCTCACACATGGGCTGCATGAGCGACGTGGACGCCGATCCCCGGGACTTGGAAGCGTTCGCTGAGAGGTTTAAGCAGAGACGGATCAAACTCGGGGTAACCCAGGCGGATGTAGGATCAGCGTTGGCCAACCTAAAGATTCCAGGGGTTGGCTCGCTCAGCCAAAGTACCATCTGTCGGTTCGAGTCCCTCACACTGTCTCACAACAATATGATCGCTTTGAAGCCCATCCTGCAGGCATGGCTGGAAGAGGCTGAGAAATCGCACCGGGAGAAACTGAACAAACCGGAGCTCTTCAACGGAGCCGAGAAGAAGAGGAAGCGCACTTCTATAGCAGCGCCGGAAAAGCGGTCTTTAGAGGCGTACTTCGCCATTCAACCCCGTCCCTCCTCCGAGAAAATAGCAGCTATTGCGGAAAAACTGGACCTGAAAAAGAACGTGGTGCGGGTCTGGTTCTGCAATCAGCGACAGAAACAAAAACGAATGAAATACTCTGCATGCGTCTAA